The segment CCCTGCTCCAGGGGTCCTCAGCAGTCAGTATATTTGCTCCGAAAGAGCCTAGGAGCGGCATCTGGATCCTATGTACCAAGGTGGCACCGGTGCAGTGGCAATGTCTGCCCCTTATTGTCAGTCGTGCGCCGTTAAGGCAGTTAGGCATCAACAGATAACACAACGAGTCGCGCGGAGCAGCCGCTTAGTTGGCAGTCTAGATGAGGAGGATTTATGGCTTATCCAAACGACGAGATCGAGAACGCAGCACTGTTGCAGAACGTACAAAACGGCAGCACCATCGGTGCGACAAATTCAGACGTCTGGTATAAGTACAGCTCAGCCAGTACCAAAACGGTCGCGCTGAATACCAACGGGTCAGACTATGATACGTATTTGTATGTGTATAGGAAAGAAAGCGATGGTTCTTATACTCTCATCACGTCCGACGATGACTCCGGAGACGGTTTGGACTCTGCATTAAGCTTTATAGCTGAGGCAGGCGTTGAATACTATATTGCTGTAGACGGATACGTCGATACACAGGGAAACTTCCTCTTAAATTCCAACGAAGTATCGGATGGGTTCTTCCCTGGATCTGTCTCTATAGCCAACACCCAGCTAGTCGAAGGCGACAACGGTACCTCGCAGATGGTGTTCACGCTGACCCGCACGGGCGGCAATGCGGCGTTCTCGGTAGATGCAAGCACTGCGAATGTCTCTGCAACCGCCGGCTCAGATTACGTAGCCAACTCGCAGACCATAAACTTCGCCGCAGGCCAGAACACGGCGACCTTCTCAGTCACGGTGAACGGCGACACAATCAACGAGGTCAACGAAAGCTTCCAAGTCAACCTGTCTGGCGCCACCAATGGGGCCACCATCGGCACCGGCACGGCAACCGGCACAATCCTCAACGACGATGCGACCTTCACCATCTCCGGTGCGAGCGTGGTTGAAGGCAACACGCCGGTCAGCGTTGTGCAGGTTCAGGTGTCGCGCGATCCGGCGAACAGCCAGTTTGCAACGACCTTGTACACGCAGGCAGTTGCCGGCACCGCTACGGCTGGTTCTGACTATGACGGCGGCACCACCACCGTGAACTTTGCTGCTGGTCAGTCGACGGCGTTCGTCAGCATTGCCATCGTGGGCGACCAGGTGATCGAGCCTAACGAGACCTTCACGGTGAACCTCTACTCGAACGCCGGGCGGACCAACCTGCTGTCGAGCAGCACGGTCACCATCGTCAACGATGATGGTTCGTCGGTCACCAATGCCTTTGGCCCTGGCAACGACGTGCTCTACGCCACCAGTGCCGGCGGCGAGACCCTGGCTGGCGGCAACGGGGATGACCAGTACCTGGTCAACTCGATCGATGACGTGATCATCGAAGGCCCCAATGCCGGCTACGACACGGTGTTCACCGCATCGAGCTACACGCTCAACGGCGGGTCGTTCGTGGAGAGCCTGTCGACCCAGACCCACTCCGACACGACCAACATCAACCTGATCGGCAACTTCCACGACCAGCTGATCATCGGCAACTTCGGCGACAACGTGCTGAACGGCAATGGCGGGGTCGATACGCTGATAGGCCTGCAGGGCAA is part of the Altererythrobacter sp. TH136 genome and harbors:
- a CDS encoding Calx-beta domain-containing protein yields the protein MAYPNDEIENAALLQNVQNGSTIGATNSDVWYKYSSASTKTVALNTNGSDYDTYLYVYRKESDGSYTLITSDDDSGDGLDSALSFIAEAGVEYYIAVDGYVDTQGNFLLNSNEVSDGFFPGSVSIANTQLVEGDNGTSQMVFTLTRTGGNAAFSVDASTANVSATAGSDYVANSQTINFAAGQNTATFSVTVNGDTINEVNESFQVNLSGATNGATIGTGTATGTILNDDATFTISGASVVEGNTPVSVVQVQVSRDPANSQFATTLYTQAVAGTATAGSDYDGGTTTVNFAAGQSTAFVSIAIVGDQVIEPNETFTVNLYSNAGRTNLLSSSTVTIVNDDGSSVTNAFGPGNDVLYATSAGGETLAGGNGDDQYLVNSIDDVIIEGPNAGYDTVFTASSYTLNGGSFVESLSTQTHSDTTNINLIGNFHDQLIIGNFGDNVLNGNGGVDTLIGLQGNDTYVVGDAAAQIIENAGEGYDVAYARVSYTLGAGVEVEALSTQTVAETAAIDLTGNEFSQLVIGNMGANVLNGGGGADTLIGLGGADTFAFTTALGANNVDTIQDFEAGVDQISLSSSIFGNLATGELSATAFTVGTQATTADQRIVYDQATGKLFYDADGSGSGEAVLFAQVAPGTIITPADMVVTP